Below is a genomic region from Mycolicibacterium neworleansense.
CATGCGCTGACCTTAACGGTCGATGCCGCTGGGATGCAGGTGGATCCGGTGCCGGCTCCACGGACCACGGACTACGGGTTTTCAAGGGTCTGCATCGGGGCTCACCGGACCAGTCTGAAGTGGCGTTCATTCTTGCCCCCCGACTCTGGAGATCCGCTCATGTCGAAAGTCGCAGCCGCCCGATGACCCTGAACATCGATGCCGGGGACATCCACGCCGAATCCGATGCAGAACTGGCGGCCCGGTTCGTCAACGAGGCCATGCCCTTCCACCCCGTCCTGCTGCGCACCGCACGCCGGCTGACGCACAGCCATGCCGACGCCGAGGACCTGGTGCAGGACACCCTGATGAACGCCTACACCGGTTTCCGGCGGTTCGAACCTGGCACGAACCTGCGGGCGTGGCTGTTCCGCATCCTGCACAACCGGTGGATCAGCACACACCGGATGAAGCAACGCCGTCCGGATACGTTCGCGGTGGCCGAGATCACCGACAGCGACATGTTCGGCAACGCACTCCATTCCGCAGCCGCCGAACGTTCCGCCGAGGACCGGGTGCTCGACCTGCTCTGCGACGACCGGACCCGTGATGCGTTGTTGGCGCTGCCCGAAGGTTTCCGAGCGGTGTTGTACTACGCCGGCATCAAAGGCTTCACCTACGCCGAAACCGCGGCGCTCATGGAAATCCCACTGGGAACGGTGATGTCGCGCATCGCGCGCAGCCGCGAACGTCTGCGCGCCGCCCTGACCGAAGACACCGACACCCTGCGAGTCGCCTGAACCATGGAATCCGGATCGACAGAACTCAAGGGATACCGCGCACTGGTCACCGGCGGCACCGCCGGCATCGGGCTGGCCTGTGCCGACCTGCTGGCCCGGGCCGGCGCAGCGGTGACCATCACCGGACGAGATGAACGGCGGGGCCGCGACGCCGCGGCCACGCTCGGCAATGAGGTCCGATTCGTCAGGGCCGACCTGGCTGACCTGGATTCGGTGCAATCCCTTGCCCGGCAATGTGATCAGCTGGACATCCTGGTCAACAACGCAGCCGCCTTCCCCGGTGCGCTCACGGTCGAACAAGATGTCGCCTCGTTCGAGCAGACCTTCGACACCAATGTGCGCGGCACCTATTTCCTGGTGGCCCAGCTGGTGGGCGGCATGCTCGACCGGGGCCGCGG
It encodes:
- a CDS encoding SDR family NAD(P)-dependent oxidoreductase, with the protein product MESGSTELKGYRALVTGGTAGIGLACADLLARAGAAVTITGRDERRGRDAAATLGNEVRFVRADLADLDSVQSLARQCDQLDILVNNAAAFPGALTVEQDVASFEQTFDTNVRGTYFLVAQLVGGMLDRGRGSIVNVTSMVASKGVPGASAYSASKAAVESLTRTWAAEFGAGGVRVNSVAPGPTRTEGVEAQWGDTNEELGRALPLGRTATPEEIAHAVLFLSSPRAAFITGSTLHADGGGTAI
- a CDS encoding sigma-70 family RNA polymerase sigma factor; this encodes MTLNIDAGDIHAESDAELAARFVNEAMPFHPVLLRTARRLTHSHADAEDLVQDTLMNAYTGFRRFEPGTNLRAWLFRILHNRWISTHRMKQRRPDTFAVAEITDSDMFGNALHSAAAERSAEDRVLDLLCDDRTRDALLALPEGFRAVLYYAGIKGFTYAETAALMEIPLGTVMSRIARSRERLRAALTEDTDTLRVA